One genomic segment of Fervidobacterium pennivorans includes these proteins:
- the efp gene encoding elongation factor P, whose amino-acid sequence MIEVGDLEKGMYIKYEGDIYRIIDVNKHFRGRGSGLIRTKLKSLSTGLIRDVNFASGEKVEEAELSFRKAEYLYNDGENYYFMDLQTYEQYAIPESEVDEAKYYLVENTQVDLVMHDEKPIGIQLPTTVVLEVVETEPNFKGDTVSGGGKPAVLQTGLKISVPFFINVGDKIKVDTRTGEYIERA is encoded by the coding sequence ATGATTGAAGTTGGTGACCTTGAAAAAGGCATGTACATAAAGTACGAAGGTGACATATACAGAATCATTGATGTTAACAAGCACTTCAGAGGAAGAGGTTCTGGACTCATCAGAACAAAACTTAAGAGCTTGTCAACGGGTCTCATTAGAGATGTTAACTTTGCAAGTGGTGAAAAGGTTGAAGAAGCGGAACTTTCATTCAGAAAAGCGGAATACTTGTACAACGATGGAGAAAACTACTATTTCATGGATTTACAAACATACGAACAATATGCAATTCCAGAGTCGGAAGTGGATGAGGCGAAATACTATCTTGTTGAAAACACACAAGTAGATCTCGTAATGCATGACGAAAAACCAATCGGTATACAGCTTCCAACAACTGTTGTTTTAGAGGTTGTTGAAACGGAACCAAACTTTAAAGGTGACACTGTCTCCGGTGGAGGAAAACCTGCGGTTTTGCAGACAGGTTTAAAGATAAGCGTTCCTTTCTTTATAAACGTTGGTGACAAGATTAAGGTTGACACAAGGACTGGAGAATACATAGAAAGAGCGTAA
- a CDS encoding IS1/IS1595 family N-terminal zinc-binding domain-containing protein has protein sequence MNNSTLSCPKCGSTSLYKNGHDKYGNQQFLCKLCHLSFKLSHSQKRKNFPFPYPKCTSCGKSKVFV, from the coding sequence ATGAACAACTCAACGCTCTCTTGTCCTAAATGCGGTTCCACCAGCTTATACAAAAACGGTCACGACAAATACGGTAACCAACAATTCCTTTGCAAACTCTGCCATCTTTCTTTCAAACTTTCCCATTCTCAAAAACGCAAAAACTTCCCTTTCCCTTATCCCAAATGCACTTCTTGTGGTAAATCTAAGGTCTTTGTGTAG
- a CDS encoding SpoIIE family protein phosphatase, with protein sequence MVDRGNEIQIMETLKPLVEFLEKISRLFERDFKPVNSLEDLFVATKELYEYIQRWVLDQKSNNEALQQLIDAQLEELTATYEGLSALFEINKIISSVEEPWMILSSVLKLLKNAVNFSTGAVLLRINDKQYLEYYGDKSTENIINELIQRYQQEENTIFVDVDNDVGGHIAIPLKSEIGDYGIMVLSAYGSKKIFTAGDKKIAEAVAQQILTAVNRYVMLQREIEKKRLEEQIQIARSIQMGLLPKEFPTNERFDICAQSAPAIQVGGDYYDVFARDDGTIICCIADVSGKGLPAALIMSSFRSMFRLSTKISDDLKMLAEQFDRMIHQDFETGRFITSIIFKITPDGELEYVNAGHDPLYILRENKIIKLESTGTPFGILGEGWYDVERFKLQKNDLIVAYTDGVVEARNIAGEEFGFERLQELIIRNRYLKASDIVDKIMNAVFEFSHGTVQHDDTTVLVVKYE encoded by the coding sequence ATGGTTGATAGAGGGAATGAGATACAGATTATGGAAACATTGAAACCCCTTGTGGAATTCTTGGAGAAAATATCCAGGCTATTCGAAAGGGATTTTAAACCAGTGAATAGTCTGGAAGATTTGTTTGTTGCAACTAAAGAGCTCTATGAGTATATACAAAGATGGGTTTTAGACCAGAAGTCTAACAACGAAGCATTACAACAACTTATTGATGCTCAGCTAGAAGAATTAACTGCAACATACGAGGGGCTATCTGCTTTGTTTGAAATAAATAAGATAATCTCTTCTGTTGAAGAACCTTGGATGATTCTGAGCAGTGTCCTGAAGCTCTTAAAAAATGCTGTTAACTTTTCCACAGGTGCTGTTTTACTTAGGATTAATGATAAGCAATATTTAGAATACTACGGTGATAAAAGCACTGAAAATATCATTAATGAATTAATTCAAAGATATCAACAAGAAGAAAATACAATTTTTGTTGACGTTGATAATGATGTTGGAGGACACATTGCGATTCCTCTTAAATCAGAGATAGGGGACTATGGAATAATGGTTCTTTCCGCTTATGGTTCCAAGAAGATATTCACAGCAGGAGACAAAAAAATTGCCGAAGCGGTTGCACAACAAATTCTTACAGCTGTTAACAGATATGTGATGCTCCAAAGAGAGATAGAGAAAAAGCGACTCGAAGAGCAGATTCAGATTGCAAGAAGTATCCAGATGGGGTTGTTGCCAAAGGAATTTCCCACCAACGAAAGGTTTGATATATGTGCACAAAGTGCACCAGCAATTCAAGTTGGTGGTGATTATTACGATGTCTTTGCAAGAGATGATGGAACAATAATATGCTGCATAGCAGATGTCTCCGGAAAAGGTTTGCCAGCGGCACTTATAATGTCTTCTTTTAGAAGTATGTTTAGACTTTCAACTAAAATCTCTGATGATTTAAAAATGCTGGCTGAACAATTTGATAGGATGATACATCAGGATTTTGAAACAGGAAGGTTTATTACATCGATTATCTTTAAAATCACCCCTGATGGTGAGTTGGAGTACGTTAACGCAGGTCACGACCCTCTGTATATACTTAGGGAAAACAAAATAATAAAGCTTGAATCTACGGGTACACCTTTTGGAATACTTGGCGAAGGTTGGTACGATGTCGAGAGATTCAAGCTTCAAAAGAATGACCTTATAGTAGCTTACACTGATGGTGTTGTTGAAGCTCGAAATATAGCAGGTGAAGAGTTCGGATTTGAGAGGTTACAAGAGCTGATAATAAGGAACAGATACTTGAAAGCGTCAGACATAGTTGATAAAATAATGAACGCGGTCTTTGAGTTCTCTCATGGAACAGTTCAGCACGATGACACTACGGTGCTAGTTGTAAAATACGAATAG
- a CDS encoding response regulator transcription factor — translation MKVLVVDDSDVLRKITVFNLKKLGMEVEEAVDGVDGLEKMRSWHPDVVILDIMMPRMDGFTVLKEMKKDETIRDIPVIVLTAKGGQDDEQIALSLGAKKVMTKPFSPTQLVEEVKSLVNG, via the coding sequence ATGAAAGTTCTTGTTGTTGATGACTCGGATGTGCTGAGAAAGATTACAGTGTTCAATTTGAAAAAATTGGGAATGGAAGTTGAAGAAGCTGTGGATGGGGTAGATGGACTGGAAAAAATGCGTTCATGGCATCCGGATGTGGTTATTCTTGATATCATGATGCCTCGAATGGATGGATTTACTGTCTTGAAAGAGATGAAGAAAGACGAAACGATAAGAGATATCCCGGTGATTGTTTTGACCGCAAAGGGCGGTCAAGATGATGAGCAAATAGCACTCTCGCTTGGTGCAAAAAAAGTAATGACAAAGCCGTTCAGCCCCACACAGCTTGTTGAGGAGGTAAAAAGTTTAGTAAATGGTTGA